A portion of the Candidatus Pristimantibacillus lignocellulolyticus genome contains these proteins:
- a CDS encoding S-layer homology domain-containing protein — protein sequence MKKYNTIQKIVALLLVAVLILPIVNLNGAYAANGASASTPVTKFDYFSAVYPHLNDSNHVLKTIPYEDLVTILKSEGTYAILFGGAWSNETQADIGFINQVAKEYGIQTIYNFDTKLDGNELQIADSSNKYAHYYVDLVNKYLTNIETLNEVAEENVSYTKDTITTVANKLQSPFLFVYNKDHVVDGESAPIIASLEKHNGEGSYDWSYFNTAENALDTDKVNAYKAQVLDVFNEVPAANYNTLTSWEFIGNAFNQTFWSENPKYNPSNTEENAKVTIFDKADGYYDVFEHVTYHQLTQILESDGNYLILFGGSWCPNTQADIKYIGKYAKEHNIDKIYIWDTKLTAGVDVASNLHPHNNEELQVRANNHDYAKLYGNVVSKYLTNIKTQNNSATTPTVITYQDGSGNTVTADRLQVPYLFAYNKNNSYGENHSSAPILGHVELMYSLTSSTGSNIAPDYVFGGTIVNGYNNQALATALHSLYSRLEAIPTGLVGVAPTSSNGNNGVITGTTNKALEYKLAGANDATYVPVNGDSISNLAAGTYTIRYRAKNGYQGPVTASRLPIAPVAVAYQPGQSIDIVVPAYVGSTPTPTPVTPTPAPVTPTPTPTTPVDSDIDPKVEVQITATIDKATGEAVAVVTEKSVQDLIDHAKKVEKLGDSAVVVFNVAGNSGSQYTQLTLPRNAFKGLATSTDANVQVNVGYGTVSFDAKAIDAIQASTDPGDISIIIEKSSLTEEGQQVLGDRPVYTFSVFAGTTAISSFGGGNVHISLPYTLQANEDPNAIIVYYISESGDLETIRGQYHASTKSVEFTTTHFSEYIIGYNPVSFADVSQSAWYKDAVTFLAARNITSGTTADQYSPNAEVTRGQFIVFLLRAYGIEADENSANNFADAGNTYYTPYLSKAKSLGITTGIGDNKFDPNSKISRQDLFTLLYRALDVLGEVPTKSTNTSVSSFSDADQIAGYAKDAFNVFVESGAIKGNNAKLDPKGISTRAEVAQVLYNLLYK from the coding sequence ATGAAGAAATATAATACCATTCAGAAAATTGTCGCACTACTATTAGTAGCTGTGCTTATCTTGCCAATCGTCAACCTTAATGGTGCCTATGCCGCAAATGGAGCTTCAGCTAGTACTCCTGTTACTAAATTTGATTACTTCAGTGCGGTATATCCGCATTTGAACGATTCAAACCATGTTTTGAAAACAATACCTTATGAGGACTTAGTTACAATTCTGAAAAGTGAAGGTACCTATGCGATTCTATTCGGGGGTGCTTGGAGTAATGAGACACAAGCTGATATAGGTTTTATTAATCAAGTTGCCAAAGAATACGGTATTCAAACGATTTATAACTTTGACACAAAATTAGATGGTAACGAGTTGCAAATTGCTGATAGCAGCAACAAGTATGCACATTACTATGTTGACTTAGTCAACAAATATTTGACTAATATTGAGACGCTGAATGAAGTGGCTGAAGAGAATGTTAGTTATACAAAAGACACGATTACAACTGTAGCGAATAAGCTCCAATCCCCATTCTTATTCGTTTATAATAAAGACCACGTGGTTGATGGGGAATCAGCACCAATTATAGCGTCTTTGGAAAAACATAATGGTGAAGGAAGCTACGATTGGAGTTATTTCAATACAGCTGAAAATGCACTGGATACTGATAAGGTGAACGCATATAAAGCGCAAGTTCTTGATGTATTCAACGAGGTTCCTGCTGCTAATTACAACACGCTAACTAGTTGGGAATTTATTGGTAATGCGTTCAATCAGACATTTTGGAGTGAGAACCCCAAATATAATCCTTCTAACACAGAAGAAAATGCAAAAGTGACTATTTTTGATAAAGCTGATGGCTATTACGATGTATTTGAACATGTAACTTATCATCAATTGACTCAAATTCTTGAAAGTGACGGTAATTATCTCATCTTATTCGGCGGTTCTTGGTGCCCAAATACGCAAGCTGATATTAAATATATTGGTAAATATGCGAAAGAGCATAATATCGATAAAATCTACATTTGGGATACGAAGTTAACTGCTGGTGTGGATGTTGCAAGTAATTTGCATCCTCATAATAACGAGGAACTTCAAGTAAGAGCAAATAATCATGACTACGCTAAATTATACGGAAATGTGGTATCTAAATATCTAACAAATATTAAGACTCAGAACAATTCTGCTACTACGCCAACTGTAATTACTTATCAAGATGGTAGTGGTAATACAGTAACAGCAGATCGTCTGCAAGTTCCATATTTATTTGCATACAATAAAAACAATTCATATGGTGAAAATCATAGTAGTGCACCGATTCTTGGACACGTCGAATTAATGTATTCATTAACGAGCAGTACAGGATCAAATATTGCACCTGATTATGTATTCGGTGGAACCATTGTAAATGGTTATAATAATCAAGCGCTTGCCACTGCTTTACATTCACTTTATTCAAGATTAGAAGCTATTCCAACTGGCTTAGTAGGGGTAGCACCAACTTCATCTAACGGTAATAATGGAGTAATTACGGGTACTACAAATAAAGCATTGGAGTACAAATTAGCTGGAGCAAATGATGCTACGTATGTTCCTGTAAATGGCGATTCGATTTCGAATTTGGCTGCTGGAACGTATACGATTAGATATAGAGCTAAGAATGGATATCAAGGTCCTGTTACAGCATCAAGATTACCTATCGCTCCAGTTGCAGTAGCATATCAACCTGGCCAATCTATTGACATTGTTGTTCCTGCATATGTAGGAAGTACACCTACTCCTACACCAGTGACACCGACGCCAGCACCAGTAACACCAACACCAACGCCAACTACACCTGTTGATAGTGATATTGATCCAAAGGTAGAGGTTCAAATCACTGCAACAATAGATAAAGCTACAGGTGAAGCTGTAGCAGTAGTAACTGAAAAAAGCGTTCAAGATCTAATTGATCACGCTAAAAAGGTTGAGAAACTAGGAGATTCTGCAGTAGTAGTATTCAATGTTGCAGGTAATTCTGGTTCGCAATATACTCAACTAACGTTACCGAGAAATGCATTTAAAGGTTTGGCTACTAGCACAGATGCTAACGTTCAAGTTAATGTTGGCTATGGAACGGTAAGCTTTGACGCAAAGGCTATTGACGCCATTCAAGCTTCCACAGATCCGGGGGATATTAGTATTATTATTGAAAAGTCGTCGCTAACTGAGGAAGGCCAGCAAGTATTGGGAGACAGACCTGTTTATACATTCTCTGTATTTGCGGGTACGACCGCTATTTCAAGCTTTGGTGGAGGAAATGTACACATTAGTTTACCTTACACCCTACAAGCAAATGAAGATCCGAATGCAATTATTGTGTACTATATTTCTGAATCAGGTGATTTAGAAACAATACGTGGTCAATATCATGCATCAACGAAATCTGTAGAGTTTACTACTACACATTTTTCTGAATATATCATTGGATACAATCCGGTATCCTTTGCGGATGTTTCTCAGTCAGCATGGTATAAAGATGCAGTTACTTTCTTAGCTGCAAGAAATATTACTAGTGGTACTACAGCTGATCAATATAGTCCGAATGCTGAAGTAACAAGAGGTCAGTTTATTGTATTCTTACTAAGAGCTTATGGAATTGAGGCAGATGAGAACTCTGCAAATAATTTCGCTGATGCAGGCAATACGTATTACACACCATACTTGTCTAAAGCGAAGTCTCTAGGCATTACAACTGGCATTGGTGATAATAAGTTTGATCCGAATAGCAAAATTTCACGTCAGGATTTGTTCACGTTGTTGTATCGTGCACTTGATGTGCTTGGTGAAGTTCCTACTAAGTCTACAAATACTTCCGTATCAAGCTTTAGTGATGCAGATCAAATTGCTGGATATGCTAAGGATGCTTTCAATGTTTTTGTAGAAAGCGGTGCTATTAAAGGTAACAACGCGAAACTAGATCCAAAAGGGATTTCTACAAGAGCTGAAGTAGCACAAGTACTTTATAACCTCCTTTATAAATAA
- a CDS encoding dicarboxylate/amino acid:cation symporter: protein MDTINNNFLLAIQTNWYGFVTSIFVFGILYYLARKRVSFGKRVLIGLGIGLGVGILFQSLGSLEYKAISTFGSIYVSLIRMLVIPLVFVLVLNSISSLTSLDYLRKIGFKTFAWFLGTTGVASIIGLSVALIMNPGKGIQEAAPADFVAREIPTFSQVILDLVPSNPFNEAATGKVVPLLIFAIFLAVAIIKVGSKNEESVKPIRDIIQSATLVLHQVVKFVIRLTPYGVFALIAGITARYGWDTLQELGSIIVTSYVAMIIHFVLVFGGLVFFVARVNPITFFKKIYPTIAVAFTTRSSYATLPVNLEVITKRLHISPRIASFVAPLGASVNFNACGGIWPAIVAVFTAQVYGITLTGTDYIILVLVSIISSIGVAGVPGPAVISTTVVLTALGLPLEGIGIVAGVEALIDMGRTAVNATGTTVTSLLVANSEGEFDREAFNRNDDEEIELQAV, encoded by the coding sequence ATGGACACAATAAATAACAACTTTTTATTAGCAATCCAAACAAATTGGTATGGCTTTGTTACATCAATTTTTGTGTTTGGAATACTGTACTATTTGGCTCGTAAAAGGGTTAGTTTTGGTAAACGAGTACTAATAGGTTTAGGTATAGGTTTGGGAGTAGGTATCTTATTTCAAAGCCTGGGATCACTCGAATATAAAGCAATTAGTACATTCGGAAGCATCTATGTAAGTCTCATTCGGATGCTAGTTATCCCACTAGTTTTTGTTCTCGTATTAAATAGTATTTCATCCTTAACTAGTCTAGATTATTTACGTAAAATTGGTTTCAAAACGTTTGCTTGGTTCCTTGGCACAACCGGCGTTGCTTCGATAATCGGTTTATCTGTCGCTTTAATTATGAACCCTGGTAAAGGTATTCAAGAAGCAGCTCCAGCTGATTTCGTAGCACGCGAAATACCTACATTTTCACAGGTTATCTTAGATCTCGTTCCTTCGAATCCGTTCAACGAAGCAGCAACTGGTAAGGTTGTTCCTTTACTCATTTTCGCAATTTTCCTTGCAGTCGCTATTATTAAAGTTGGTTCTAAAAACGAAGAATCTGTAAAGCCGATTCGCGATATTATTCAATCAGCAACACTAGTACTACATCAAGTCGTTAAGTTTGTAATTCGCTTAACACCGTATGGTGTGTTTGCATTAATTGCTGGAATTACAGCTCGCTATGGATGGGACACACTACAAGAACTTGGTAGCATTATTGTCACTTCGTATGTAGCTATGATTATTCATTTCGTTCTTGTCTTTGGTGGTCTAGTATTCTTTGTTGCAAGAGTAAATCCGATTACATTTTTCAAGAAAATATATCCGACAATTGCGGTAGCATTTACAACTCGTAGTAGCTATGCGACGCTTCCTGTAAACCTTGAAGTTATTACGAAACGTTTGCATATTTCTCCACGAATCGCTAGTTTTGTAGCTCCGTTAGGGGCATCAGTTAACTTTAATGCTTGCGGTGGTATATGGCCAGCAATCGTTGCCGTATTTACAGCACAAGTTTACGGTATTACATTGACTGGAACAGACTACATTATTCTTGTTCTTGTAAGCATCATTTCTTCAATTGGTGTTGCCGGAGTACCTGGCCCTGCAGTTATTTCTACAACTGTTGTGCTAACCGCTCTTGGTTTACCACTAGAAGGAATTGGTATTGTCGCAGGTGTTGAGGCACTTATCGATATGGGTCGTACTGCTGTTAATGCAACGGGTACTACCGTTACATCTTTACTTGTAGCCAATTCAGAAGGTGAATTCGATCGCGAAGCCTTCAATCGTAATGACGATGAAGAGATTGAATTGCAAGCTGTATAA
- a CDS encoding SET domain-containing protein, producing MIHPDTEIRFVSDEIGVGVFATKLIPKGTIVWIKDKLEMILTVEYIESLHNLQKEYIYKYSYLDTDGLYLLHWDHAKYMNHSFNPNCVDTAYDFQLASRDIQPGDQLTCDYGVLGDDEEFECIPEEGSSRTKVMANDYVICYAEWDEMAKTTFEYFNTVEQPLKYLIKEKYIDKVIAVANGNEPLDSILTLFIDSEDKDEN from the coding sequence ATGATTCATCCAGATACAGAAATTCGGTTTGTAAGTGATGAAATAGGTGTTGGTGTATTTGCAACAAAACTAATCCCTAAAGGAACTATTGTCTGGATTAAAGATAAATTAGAAATGATATTAACAGTGGAGTATATTGAAAGTCTGCATAATTTGCAAAAAGAGTATATTTATAAATACTCCTATTTAGATACTGACGGTCTATATCTTCTTCATTGGGATCACGCAAAATATATGAATCATAGTTTCAATCCTAATTGTGTAGATACAGCTTATGATTTTCAATTGGCTTCAAGAGACATTCAACCTGGCGATCAATTAACATGTGATTATGGAGTTTTAGGTGATGATGAAGAGTTTGAATGTATACCTGAAGAAGGATCATCCAGAACAAAAGTAATGGCAAATGATTATGTAATATGTTATGCAGAATGGGATGAGATGGCAAAAACAACGTTTGAGTATTTCAATACAGTAGAGCAACCGCTAAAATATTTAATTAAGGAGAAATATATTGATAAAGTAATTGCGGTAGCTAATGGAAATGAACCACTAGATTCCATTCTCACGTTATTTATTGATAGCGAAGACAAAGACGAAAACTAA
- the map gene encoding type I methionyl aminopeptidase has translation MIILKSKHEIEAIRKACQVVAECHRTIAPLIKPGITTNEIERIFEEIILKHGAKPYTKGYKGYQYATCASVNDVIAHGFPTDKRLEEGDIVTIDTVAELDGWLGDSAWSYAVGKISPTAEKLMRVTKECLDLGIEQAQSGNRLGDVTSAIQRHAESNGFGVVRDLLAHGIGRDLHEAPNYVHVGKPGKGLRIKEGMVFTIEPMITEGTYNMTIDSDGWTARTLDRKLAAQYEHTIAITAEGPQILTAQ, from the coding sequence ATGATCATCTTAAAAAGCAAACATGAAATCGAGGCTATCCGCAAGGCATGCCAAGTGGTGGCCGAATGCCATCGTACGATCGCCCCGCTCATCAAACCGGGCATCACGACGAACGAGATTGAGCGCATATTCGAGGAAATTATTTTGAAGCACGGCGCCAAGCCATACACGAAGGGCTACAAGGGTTATCAATATGCGACTTGTGCCTCCGTCAACGACGTAATTGCACATGGCTTCCCTACAGATAAGCGACTTGAGGAAGGCGATATTGTGACGATAGATACTGTCGCGGAGCTCGACGGATGGCTCGGCGATTCAGCCTGGAGCTATGCGGTCGGGAAAATATCGCCGACGGCCGAGAAGTTGATGCGCGTCACGAAGGAGTGCCTTGACCTCGGCATCGAGCAGGCACAGTCTGGCAATCGGCTCGGCGATGTGACGAGTGCGATCCAGCGGCATGCCGAATCCAATGGCTTCGGTGTCGTACGCGATCTTCTCGCCCATGGTATCGGTCGGGACCTGCACGAGGCGCCGAACTATGTGCATGTCGGAAAGCCAGGCAAAGGTCTCCGAATTAAGGAAGGCATGGTGTTTACGATCGAGCCCATGATTACCGAAGGTACCTACAACATGACAATCGATTCGGACGGATGGACTGCCCGGACGCTTGACCGCAAGCTAGCTGCCCAATACGAGCATACGATTGCGATCACTGCAGAAGGTCCACAAATACTGACCGCACAATAG
- a CDS encoding TetR/AcrR family transcriptional regulator — protein MSPRTKEQNELIRMQRREQILDSAARAYFLTGGSFDIRDVAREAALGYGTVYHYYPNRHLLIEDVLDSGFERCEQALAEWANISHGATDNRQLLAYCKVLLRLWQSDTRAYLVYKMAAEHYAGLPEKDQYPAKRRFMERLYVPLQSITQREDDSVDYMLAVLVGCCGIHYYASTSELDVDRIAQLAMQAITKES, from the coding sequence ATGTCTCCCCGTACAAAAGAACAAAATGAGCTCATACGCATGCAGCGCAGAGAACAGATTCTAGATTCCGCCGCGCGCGCCTACTTTCTCACGGGCGGCAGCTTTGATATTCGTGACGTCGCCCGCGAGGCAGCGCTCGGTTACGGCACGGTATACCATTACTACCCCAACCGACATTTACTAATCGAAGATGTGCTGGATAGCGGCTTCGAACGATGTGAGCAAGCACTGGCAGAATGGGCGAACATCAGCCATGGCGCTACGGATAACAGGCAGCTATTGGCATATTGCAAGGTGCTGCTAAGGCTGTGGCAGTCAGACACCCGCGCATATCTAGTCTACAAGATGGCGGCAGAACATTATGCAGGCTTGCCAGAAAAGGATCAGTACCCAGCCAAGAGGCGATTCATGGAACGGCTATACGTTCCGCTCCAATCGATCACCCAGCGCGAAGACGATAGCGTCGACTATATGCTTGCCGTGCTAGTCGGCTGTTGCGGGATTCACTACTATGCGAGTACTTCCGAGCTCGACGTCGACCGAATTGCGCAGCTCGCGATGCAAGCTATTACGAAGGAGTCCTAA
- a CDS encoding NADP-dependent oxidoreductase — MKAMIIDQYGKVPLRLAEMPMPEMGEYEVLTEIHAASINPVDFKIRDGKVKLLLAYKMPLILGNDFSGVVTKVGAKVTQFKVGDAIYGRPRKNKIGTFAEHIAVHEDDIALKPKNLSFEEAASIPLVGLTSYQALHNILHVQKGTKVLIHAGAGGVGTFAIQLAKIMGAYVATTASEAGADLVKSLGVDEVINYKTEQFQDRLQNYDGVFDTLGGKSLETSFQIVKNNGKIVSVSGLPNARFAKKYGSGLFKTMLFSAASYKLTKLEKKHNVQYTFLFMEPSGDQLRIIADFIETGKIKPVIDRVFPFEDAQKAMEYSEEGRAKGKIVLKIR; from the coding sequence TTGAAAGCAATGATTATTGATCAATATGGGAAAGTGCCTCTACGATTAGCAGAAATGCCTATGCCCGAAATGGGAGAATACGAGGTACTTACAGAAATTCATGCTGCTAGTATTAATCCAGTTGATTTTAAAATACGAGACGGAAAAGTGAAGCTATTACTCGCATATAAAATGCCATTGATTCTTGGAAATGACTTTTCAGGAGTTGTGACAAAGGTTGGTGCAAAGGTAACTCAATTTAAAGTGGGCGATGCTATTTATGGACGACCACGTAAAAATAAAATTGGTACTTTTGCTGAACATATCGCAGTTCATGAAGATGACATCGCGTTAAAACCTAAAAATCTAAGCTTTGAGGAAGCTGCCTCTATTCCATTAGTTGGCTTAACCTCTTATCAAGCGTTACATAACATACTGCACGTTCAAAAAGGCACAAAGGTTTTAATTCATGCTGGTGCCGGTGGTGTCGGAACATTTGCGATTCAACTCGCAAAAATAATGGGTGCCTATGTTGCAACAACTGCGAGTGAAGCTGGCGCAGACTTAGTAAAATCCCTCGGTGTAGATGAAGTTATTAATTACAAAACAGAACAATTTCAGGATAGACTACAAAATTACGATGGGGTATTTGATACACTTGGTGGTAAGTCACTCGAAACATCATTCCAGATTGTAAAAAATAATGGAAAAATTGTTTCTGTTTCAGGATTGCCTAATGCTCGTTTTGCTAAAAAATATGGATCAGGATTATTTAAAACGATGTTGTTTTCAGCTGCAAGCTATAAATTAACTAAACTTGAAAAAAAACATAATGTTCAATATACGTTTTTATTTATGGAGCCAAGCGGTGATCAATTACGTATTATTGCAGACTTTATTGAGACTGGCAAAATCAAACCTGTAATTGATCGCGTTTTTCCTTTTGAAGATGCTCAAAAAGCCATGGAGTATTCGGAAGAAGGAAGAGCTAAAGGGAAAATAGTATTGAAAATCCGGTAG
- a CDS encoding DMT family transporter, whose translation MNTNKSNMAVNPYILLSISILAIAISSILIKSSNTPPSVAGMYRLYITVLIMLPFVSWKKLRLMQLTKDDWSLISSAGIFLGLHFLFWMESLSYTSVASSMVILTLQPLFVMIGSYFIFKERVNKLVIVSMITALFGSIIIAWGDIGVSREALFGDVLSLLGTVSIAAYMLVGQKVSHKIPANIYSVIVFFIGGSVMLIYSVMNNSSLIEYSSSDWMYFLLLALIPTIFGQFIFNILLNSIGATTVSVGIIGEPVLAIILAYFILGESVNASQIIGGLFAIMGMGFYFWVKSKLGYKKH comes from the coding sequence ATGAATACGAACAAATCAAATATGGCAGTTAATCCGTATATTTTGCTAAGTATTAGTATACTTGCGATTGCCATATCATCAATTTTAATTAAATCATCAAATACTCCTCCGTCCGTTGCAGGAATGTATAGATTATATATAACTGTATTAATCATGCTTCCTTTTGTGTCTTGGAAAAAGCTTAGACTAATGCAATTAACTAAGGATGACTGGAGCCTTATTTCATCGGCAGGAATTTTTCTTGGGTTACATTTTTTGTTTTGGATGGAATCTTTATCTTACACCTCAGTAGCAAGTTCAATGGTTATTTTGACACTACAACCGCTGTTCGTAATGATTGGCTCATATTTTATTTTCAAGGAAAGAGTGAACAAACTAGTAATTGTAAGCATGATAACAGCTTTATTCGGTTCTATTATTATTGCTTGGGGAGATATAGGTGTCTCAAGAGAAGCATTGTTTGGAGATGTACTTTCATTATTGGGGACTGTCTCGATTGCTGCTTATATGTTAGTTGGGCAAAAAGTGAGTCATAAAATACCAGCTAATATATACAGCGTTATTGTTTTTTTCATTGGTGGTAGCGTCATGTTAATATACAGTGTTATGAATAACTCATCTTTGATAGAGTATAGTTCGTCTGACTGGATGTATTTCTTATTACTTGCCTTAATTCCAACTATTTTTGGTCAGTTTATATTTAATATATTACTGAATTCTATCGGCGCAACTACTGTTTCTGTTGGTATTATTGGTGAACCAGTCCTTGCAATAATCCTTGCATACTTCATCTTGGGGGAATCTGTTAATGCTTCGCAAATCATTGGAGGATTATTTGCGATAATGGGAATGGGATTTTATTTTTGGGTTAAGTCTAAGTTAGGGTATAAGAAACATTAA
- a CDS encoding MGMT family protein, whose translation MKPFTSRVIEIIKSIPVGYVMTYGQIAELAGSARGARQVVRILHTMSTSYDLPWHRVVNAKGEIAIKDDESRFQQIVYLRDEGVISDENGLIDLEKYRFRPVRESFLKEDE comes from the coding sequence ATGAAACCATTTACTAGTAGAGTAATTGAGATCATAAAAAGCATTCCAGTAGGTTATGTAATGACTTATGGGCAAATTGCGGAGCTAGCTGGAAGTGCAAGAGGGGCAAGACAGGTAGTAAGAATTCTACATACAATGAGTACATCTTATGATTTACCTTGGCATAGAGTCGTTAATGCCAAAGGAGAAATTGCAATTAAGGATGATGAGTCTCGATTTCAGCAGATAGTCTATCTACGTGATGAAGGTGTTATTTCAGATGAAAATGGGTTGATTGATCTGGAGAAATACCGATTTCGACCAGTTAGAGAGAGCTTTCTCAAGGAAGATGAATAG
- a CDS encoding response regulator transcription factor, whose translation MNILIADDEPYMLKILQAYLEKESFTVYQARNGEEALHIFYTNKINLAIVDWMMPKSNGIQVCKEIKSQSKTTKVLLLTAKDEADDELIALQSGADEYISKPFDPRVLIVRVRKLLLMERLITIRDLQIDMDGQRIYRNHDDVQATNTEFHLMKYLIENRGIIISRKALLDHVWGFDYVGEERTVDTHIRRLRSKIGDHIITTHRGMGYSLDEPHE comes from the coding sequence ATGAATATATTAATCGCAGATGATGAGCCCTACATGCTCAAAATACTACAAGCTTATTTAGAAAAAGAATCCTTTACAGTTTATCAAGCTCGAAATGGGGAAGAAGCACTCCATATTTTTTATACGAATAAAATTAATTTGGCTATCGTCGACTGGATGATGCCAAAGAGTAACGGCATACAAGTTTGCAAAGAGATTAAAAGCCAAAGTAAAACAACGAAAGTACTGCTGTTAACTGCAAAAGATGAGGCTGACGATGAACTGATCGCATTGCAATCAGGTGCGGATGAATATATTAGTAAACCCTTTGATCCGCGTGTACTAATAGTAAGAGTAAGAAAACTACTCCTGATGGAACGCCTCATTACGATTAGAGATCTACAAATCGATATGGACGGGCAACGTATTTATAGAAATCACGATGATGTACAAGCTACAAATACTGAGTTTCATCTTATGAAATATTTGATCGAAAATAGAGGAATCATCATATCTAGAAAAGCGTTGCTAGACCATGTATGGGGCTTTGATTATGTAGGTGAAGAAAGAACGGTCGATACGCATATCCGCAGATTGCGGTCGAAAATCGGTGACCATATCATTACAACACATAGAGGTATGGGGTACAGTCTGGATGAACCGCATGAATAA
- a CDS encoding HAMP domain-containing histidine kinase has product MNKLNKKLISRFSLMFLIIVILSISINTFFLPKYLLYEKKNELATLTTQLETMETQYLIDRIESIENEHDVTIVHTYLIDNIDLLNDTIIDELRKKGITLSKFWITDESVEKLNNHKMVRKIYNQQKLKSSFLVTFMKKDNIIFVIGESISHSTETVTIVNTFNLYIFTGELLLLIILSVLFVRQIVQPLAKIQKAADDISKLSFAKVHIQTGDEIESLAESINEMSDKLEQAHLELESKNKNLRTFIANISHELKTPLSLIKAYTSGIQDGMDDGTYLDVIQKQTDDIAKLVNELLELSKLQIDMYQMSLFDFVALLDGTLKKFELAIKQQDIAMNVHNSSLTNSWVMADQQKIEMVLNNFISNAMKYTTNGQIQITLENNEHQLLFTVSNSITEVDPLQWDNIWEPFFVMESSRSKQLSGTGLGLSIVRTILQKHNSPYGFQVQNGEISFHFSLPTTSQN; this is encoded by the coding sequence ATGAATAAGCTGAATAAAAAACTCATATCACGCTTTTCACTTATGTTTTTGATCATTGTCATTTTATCGATTAGTATCAATACGTTTTTCTTACCTAAATATTTGTTATACGAGAAAAAGAATGAACTAGCAACCTTGACTACACAGCTTGAAACGATGGAAACGCAATATCTGATTGACCGTATTGAGTCTATAGAGAATGAGCACGATGTAACGATTGTACATACTTATCTAATTGACAATATAGATCTGCTTAATGATACGATTATCGATGAATTGCGAAAAAAAGGAATTACACTGAGTAAATTTTGGATAACTGATGAAAGCGTTGAAAAGCTTAATAACCATAAGATGGTTAGAAAAATTTATAACCAGCAAAAATTAAAGTCAAGCTTCCTTGTTACCTTTATGAAAAAGGATAATATAATTTTTGTAATTGGTGAATCGATCTCGCATTCCACAGAAACCGTTACCATCGTTAATACATTCAATCTTTATATTTTTACTGGCGAACTCCTGCTCTTAATTATACTGTCCGTACTGTTTGTGCGGCAGATTGTTCAACCGCTTGCCAAAATTCAAAAAGCAGCAGACGATATCTCCAAGCTCTCATTTGCAAAAGTTCATATTCAGACTGGTGACGAGATTGAGTCTTTAGCGGAGAGCATTAATGAGATGAGCGATAAATTAGAGCAAGCCCATCTAGAATTAGAAAGTAAAAATAAAAATCTAAGAACATTTATCGCAAATATTTCTCATGAATTGAAAACGCCACTTTCCTTAATTAAAGCCTATACTTCTGGAATACAAGATGGTATGGACGATGGGACTTATTTGGATGTCATTCAGAAACAGACTGATGATATCGCCAAATTGGTCAATGAACTGCTGGAACTGTCTAAGTTACAAATTGATATGTATCAGATGAGTTTATTTGACTTTGTAGCGTTGCTAGATGGAACTCTGAAGAAGTTTGAACTTGCAATTAAGCAGCAGGACATTGCTATGAACGTTCATAATAGTTCGCTCACCAACTCGTGGGTTATGGCAGATCAACAGAAAATCGAGATGGTACTTAACAATTTCATCTCCAATGCTATGAAATATACGACCAATGGACAAATTCAGATCACTCTTGAAAATAACGAACATCAGTTACTTTTTACCGTTAGCAATAGCATTACAGAAGTCGATCCCTTACAGTGGGACAACATCTGGGAACCATTCTTCGTAATGGAAAGCTCCCGCAGCAAGCAGCTAAGTGGAACCGGCTTAGGCCTCTCGATTGTTAGAACTATTTTGCAAAAACATAACTCGCCATATGGCTTCCAAGTTCAAAACGGTGAGATTTCTTTTCATTTCTCATTACCAACAACATCACAAAACTAA